A window of the Candidatus Eisenbacteria bacterium genome harbors these coding sequences:
- a CDS encoding DUF503 domain-containing protein — translation MFVGIVRIELHVPGASSLKDKRSVVRSLKDRIRERCSAAVAEVDHQDLWQRCALGVVVVSGTSHHIDELLQSVRQQVYSTPGAELLDWQEQRA, via the coding sequence ATGTTCGTCGGAATCGTTCGCATCGAGCTGCATGTTCCCGGCGCGTCCTCGCTCAAGGACAAGCGCTCCGTGGTGCGAAGCCTCAAGGATCGCATCCGCGAGCGTTGCAGCGCGGCGGTCGCCGAGGTCGATCATCAGGACCTGTGGCAGCGATGCGCGCTCGGGGTCGTGGTGGTCTCGGGCACGTCTCACCACATCGACGAGTTGTTGCAGTCGGTGCGCCAACAGGTGTATTCGACCCCGGGCGCCGAACTGCTCGACTGGCAGGAGCAACGCGCATGA